The Acidicapsa acidisoli genome contains a region encoding:
- a CDS encoding homocysteine S-methyltransferase family protein — MKTVHKHPLQKIMESRIAIIDGAMGTTIRTYGMTESDIRGERFKDSTKDLKNNGDLFSLTQPAMICDIHRRFLEAGADIIETNTFGATSITQSEFFVDDPREHGGRKDPAFYQKIIEDRFLDDLAWEINEQSARQCREWADRVGSATGVQRFVAGAIGPMTVSLSNSPDAEDAGFRVVTFDQVKTAYAQQVRALIAGGVDLLLVETIFDSLNAKAALVAIREVFDEDGHAANGRDLPVMISAAVGRGGETLISAQTTEAFWNAVQHVKPLSVGLNCSLGPDLMYPFLEELSEKADVAISCYPNAGLPNPLSETGFDLGPKDMARYLGEFARGGLINIAGGCCGNTPEHIAAIARALEGQPPRQLSRNEVAA; from the coding sequence ATGAAAACAGTGCATAAACATCCGCTTCAGAAAATCATGGAGAGCCGTATCGCCATCATTGATGGTGCGATGGGCACGACGATCCGCACCTATGGCATGACGGAATCGGATATCCGGGGAGAGCGTTTCAAGGACTCGACCAAGGATCTCAAGAACAACGGCGACCTATTCTCGCTGACGCAGCCGGCGATGATCTGCGACATCCATCGCCGGTTTCTGGAGGCTGGGGCGGACATTATCGAGACGAATACCTTTGGCGCGACAAGCATTACCCAGAGCGAATTCTTTGTGGACGATCCGCGCGAGCATGGCGGCCGGAAAGACCCTGCGTTCTACCAGAAGATCATCGAGGATCGGTTTCTCGACGATCTGGCCTGGGAGATCAATGAGCAGTCGGCGCGGCAGTGCCGGGAGTGGGCGGATCGTGTCGGGAGCGCGACCGGGGTGCAACGGTTCGTGGCTGGGGCGATTGGGCCAATGACTGTGTCCCTCTCGAATTCGCCGGATGCTGAAGATGCAGGCTTCCGGGTGGTGACCTTCGATCAGGTGAAGACTGCCTACGCTCAGCAGGTGCGGGCGCTTATTGCCGGTGGCGTCGACCTGCTGCTGGTGGAGACGATCTTCGACTCGCTGAATGCCAAGGCGGCGCTTGTGGCTATCCGCGAGGTGTTCGATGAGGATGGTCACGCGGCGAACGGCAGGGATCTGCCGGTGATGATTTCGGCGGCGGTGGGGCGCGGCGGCGAGACGCTGATCTCGGCGCAGACCACGGAGGCCTTCTGGAACGCGGTGCAGCATGTGAAGCCGCTCTCGGTGGGACTCAACTGCTCGCTTGGGCCGGATCTGATGTATCCGTTTCTGGAGGAGCTTTCGGAGAAGGCGGATGTGGCGATTTCGTGCTACCCGAATGCCGGTCTGCCGAATCCGCTATCGGAGACTGGGTTCGATCTTGGGCCGAAGGACATGGCTCGTTATCTCGGAGAGTTTGCGCGGGGAGGGCTGATCAATATCGCCGGCGGCTGCTGCGGCAACACGCCTGAGCATATCGCGGCTATCGCCAGGGCGCTTGAGGGCCAGCCTCCGCGGCAGTTGAGCCGGAATGAGGTTGCCGCTTGA
- a CDS encoding NuoI/complex I 23 kDa subunit family protein, with the protein MSIVRNIGAIAKGMSITFKEMLEPTQVENYPDGPGPLRGAKFEQRFRGAHELQRDENGLEKCVACFLCAAACPSNCIFIEAADNTKEVRISSSERYAKTYNIDYNRCIFCGYCVEACPTDAITHGHGFELASLNATNLVMRKEEMLVPVAALTAK; encoded by the coding sequence ATGTCGATTGTGCGCAACATCGGAGCTATTGCCAAGGGTATGAGCATCACCTTCAAGGAGATGCTGGAGCCGACGCAGGTAGAGAATTATCCAGACGGGCCAGGACCCTTGCGTGGAGCGAAGTTCGAGCAGCGCTTCCGCGGCGCCCATGAGTTGCAGCGGGATGAAAATGGCCTGGAAAAGTGCGTGGCCTGCTTCCTGTGCGCGGCGGCGTGCCCTTCGAACTGCATCTTTATCGAGGCAGCGGACAATACGAAGGAAGTGCGCATCTCGTCCAGCGAGCGCTACGCGAAGACCTACAATATCGACTACAACCGGTGCATCTTCTGCGGCTACTGCGTGGAGGCCTGCCCGACGGATGCGATTACGCATGGACACGGCTTTGAACTGGCCAGCCTGAACGCGACCAACCTGGTGATGCGCAAGGAAGAAATGCTGGTGCCGGTGGCGGCGCTGACGGCGAAGTAG
- a CDS encoding molybdopterin-binding protein, with protein MRKLIWTSALFPALAVLAILSPSDLRSQAPAQPAGEMKMDAHSTPSTSLKITYAGKSEDFTPATLAALPHTTITVYNEHAKASQTYSGVPLSTLLARLGVPEKPRGKDFRLYLLAEGTDGYGVVYSVGEVTPDVHDGTTLVADTLDGKPLADNGQFQLVTTGEKRPARWVRNLASIHVLTAQE; from the coding sequence ATGCGCAAGTTGATTTGGACCTCGGCTCTTTTCCCGGCTTTGGCCGTTCTGGCAATTCTGAGCCCGTCAGATTTACGCAGCCAGGCACCCGCACAGCCCGCGGGCGAAATGAAGATGGACGCGCACTCCACCCCATCCACCTCACTCAAGATCACCTACGCTGGAAAATCCGAAGATTTCACTCCCGCGACCCTCGCCGCGCTGCCCCACACCACCATCACCGTCTACAACGAGCACGCCAAAGCCTCCCAGACGTACTCCGGCGTGCCGCTGAGCACACTGCTCGCCCGTCTCGGCGTCCCCGAAAAGCCCCGCGGCAAAGACTTCCGCCTCTACCTGCTCGCCGAGGGCACCGACGGCTATGGCGTGGTCTATTCCGTGGGCGAAGTTACACCGGACGTCCATGACGGCACTACCCTGGTCGCCGATACGCTGGATGGCAAACCCCTCGCCGACAACGGCCAGTTTCAGTTAGTGACCACCGGCGAAAAGCGCCCCGCGCGCTGGGTCCGCAACCTAGCTTCGATTCACGTACTCACCGCGCAGGAATAA
- a CDS encoding PadR family transcriptional regulator: MLREEQTDSGDLIQGTLEMLVLKALTRGPLHGYAVAEWIHQTSQQLLKVEEGALYPALHRLELRGLLKAEWGASENNRRAKFYQLTAEGKKKLNAESQRWARLSAAVAFVMQAS; encoded by the coding sequence ATGCTTAGGGAAGAACAAACCGACTCCGGCGACCTGATCCAGGGCACCCTCGAAATGCTTGTCCTCAAAGCGCTGACACGCGGCCCGCTGCACGGCTACGCGGTCGCTGAGTGGATTCACCAGACCTCGCAGCAGCTTCTTAAAGTCGAAGAAGGCGCGCTCTATCCCGCGCTGCATCGGCTTGAACTACGCGGCCTGCTCAAAGCTGAATGGGGAGCATCCGAGAACAATCGCCGCGCCAAGTTCTACCAGCTTACCGCCGAAGGCAAGAAGAAACTGAATGCCGAATCGCAACGTTGGGCGCGGCTTTCCGCAGCAGTAGCTTTTGTGATGCAAGCGTCTTAG
- a CDS encoding ABC transporter permease, with the protein MAPNLHEFLGRLKSLFRKQRLDREMAEELEFHQTLLREKLLRQGVPQSQVDRATRQTFGNPNRWQERLRELWQFRTAENLLRDVSFSLRLLKKSPGFTAIAVLTLALGVGANTAVFSLINGLLLRPLPVPHAEQLAVLSFEEGGPQPEYEFCTPFFRSLETRHDVFSDIFAYNTDTLQVRGQSGNENIHGMLVSGQFFTALQTPPLLGRYLTPEDDQPGGSVTGLAVVLSESFWERWFNRALDVVGRKLIIANVPFTVVGVMPKRFIGADPTQRPQIFAPLSADPIIDAPRNHIDDGIHAWWLTVLARRQPGASLEQANAALQTISIPILHESSSDPQFISEKEKGHFHFAAESGSRGFTFIRTLFRKPLTIMFWMCGGILLLACLNLASLLMARSAARERELATRLAMGATRRRLVQQLIVESMLIAVIGTAVGIAAAPTVSHFLAAMLSSGESAIQLDASLDFRVLAFAALIAVISTLLIGLVPALQSTRRDLNDHIKEGQHASHLQERRSILPRILLACEVALALVLVVGAGLLATSVVKLYESGTGFDPKGLVNIAFSMDKQGLQGDQLMQLYQQLGDNLSHQPGVRNASFEFIVPLSHRGWNGRYAAPGQSAHMIWLNSVAPRYFETMRIPLYQGRDFTWGDTKASGLKIILNEAAAKQFFPGRNAVGQQVIYSRTKTSFEVVAIVGDAKYRDIRTPAPPAGYVPIMQDEQPKPSLNAVVRIDGPQTPLVAAARSITARLAPSIPAPTMTTMDDVVDNSMSAERMMALLTVFFAACALLVTAIGLYGTLAYSTARRTSEIGIRMALGAQRARVVALVFRENAVVAFGGCGAGLIAAILASRALASFLYETSPRDPWILFGSVAALTAIASAASLLPALRAARIEPISAIRCE; encoded by the coding sequence ATGGCTCCCAACCTGCATGAATTCCTGGGACGGCTCAAATCCCTCTTCCGCAAACAGCGCCTCGACCGCGAGATGGCCGAAGAGTTGGAGTTTCATCAGACGCTGCTGCGCGAAAAGCTTCTCCGTCAGGGCGTCCCGCAATCTCAGGTTGATCGAGCCACGCGACAGACCTTCGGCAATCCAAATCGCTGGCAGGAGCGCCTGCGTGAACTCTGGCAATTCCGCACCGCCGAAAACCTCCTGCGCGATGTCAGCTTTTCCCTTCGCCTCTTGAAGAAATCCCCAGGATTTACCGCAATCGCAGTGCTAACTTTGGCCCTGGGAGTAGGCGCAAACACTGCGGTATTTTCCCTCATCAACGGGCTGTTATTACGCCCACTTCCAGTGCCGCACGCGGAGCAACTGGCCGTCCTTAGCTTTGAAGAGGGAGGGCCGCAGCCGGAATACGAATTCTGCACACCTTTCTTCCGCAGCCTTGAGACCAGGCACGACGTTTTCTCGGACATCTTCGCCTACAATACCGACACTCTCCAGGTCAGAGGACAATCCGGCAATGAGAACATTCATGGCATGCTTGTCAGCGGACAGTTCTTCACCGCGCTGCAAACACCGCCGCTCCTGGGGCGCTATCTCACCCCTGAGGATGACCAGCCCGGCGGCAGTGTCACAGGACTGGCCGTCGTCCTCAGCGAGAGTTTCTGGGAAAGGTGGTTCAATCGCGCTCTCGACGTCGTTGGCCGCAAGCTGATCATCGCGAACGTCCCCTTCACCGTGGTGGGAGTCATGCCTAAGCGTTTTATAGGAGCCGACCCCACCCAGAGGCCGCAGATTTTTGCTCCGCTCTCCGCCGACCCGATCATCGATGCGCCAAGGAATCATATTGACGATGGAATCCATGCATGGTGGCTGACCGTTTTAGCACGCCGCCAGCCCGGCGCAAGCCTCGAACAGGCCAACGCAGCCTTGCAGACAATATCGATTCCGATTCTTCATGAATCATCCTCTGATCCGCAATTCATCTCGGAAAAAGAAAAGGGGCATTTTCATTTCGCCGCCGAATCGGGCTCGCGCGGATTCACATTTATCCGTACCCTGTTCCGCAAACCCCTCACTATCATGTTCTGGATGTGCGGAGGGATTCTGTTGCTGGCATGTTTGAACCTCGCCAGCCTGTTGATGGCGCGCAGCGCAGCGCGCGAACGGGAGCTGGCGACCCGGCTCGCAATGGGCGCGACACGACGCAGGCTCGTACAACAACTCATCGTCGAAAGCATGTTGATAGCTGTAATTGGCACGGCTGTCGGAATTGCCGCCGCACCGACCGTCAGCCATTTCCTCGCCGCAATGCTTTCCAGCGGCGAGAGCGCAATCCAACTGGATGCCTCGCTGGACTTCCGCGTGCTCGCATTTGCCGCTCTGATCGCCGTAATCTCGACCCTGCTCATCGGTCTTGTTCCAGCGTTGCAATCGACTCGCCGCGATCTCAATGACCACATCAAGGAAGGCCAGCACGCCAGCCATTTGCAGGAACGGCGCAGCATCCTGCCGCGAATACTGCTCGCCTGTGAGGTAGCTCTGGCATTGGTGCTCGTCGTCGGCGCGGGACTCCTTGCAACCAGCGTGGTGAAGTTATATGAGTCCGGCACAGGATTCGACCCCAAGGGCCTCGTCAATATCGCCTTCAGCATGGATAAACAGGGGCTTCAAGGCGACCAGTTGATGCAGCTCTATCAGCAACTTGGTGACAACCTAAGCCATCAACCGGGCGTAAGGAATGCCAGCTTCGAGTTCATCGTGCCGCTGTCTCACCGAGGCTGGAACGGAAGATACGCAGCACCCGGCCAGAGCGCTCACATGATCTGGCTGAACAGCGTTGCGCCACGGTACTTCGAGACGATGCGCATCCCGCTCTACCAAGGACGCGACTTTACGTGGGGTGACACCAAAGCCTCGGGGCTGAAAATCATTCTGAACGAAGCCGCCGCTAAGCAGTTCTTTCCCGGACGCAACGCTGTCGGGCAACAGGTCATCTATTCGCGCACCAAGACTTCCTTTGAAGTTGTCGCGATCGTAGGAGACGCGAAGTATCGAGATATTCGCACGCCTGCGCCTCCTGCTGGCTATGTACCCATCATGCAGGACGAACAGCCCAAGCCATCGTTGAATGCCGTGGTGCGCATCGATGGACCGCAGACTCCGCTGGTTGCGGCAGCCCGTTCCATAACAGCGCGGCTCGCTCCGTCGATCCCGGCTCCAACCATGACAACGATGGACGATGTAGTGGATAACTCCATGAGCGCGGAGCGGATGATGGCGCTGCTCACAGTATTCTTCGCCGCCTGCGCGCTGCTTGTCACAGCCATCGGCCTCTACGGCACACTCGCATACTCGACCGCTCGCCGCACCAGCGAAATCGGCATCCGCATGGCGCTCGGCGCGCAGCGCGCCAGAGTCGTCGCGTTAGTCTTCCGCGAAAACGCCGTGGTTGCCTTTGGCGGCTGCGGCGCCGGGCTCATCGCGGCGATCCTCGCTTCGCGCGCGTTGGCCAGCTTCCTCTACGAAACTTCGCCGCGTGATCCCTGGATTCTCTTCGGCTCTGTCGCTGCTTTGACCGCCATCGCCAGTGCAGCTTCCCTGTTGCCCGCGCTCCGGGCAGCGAGGATCGAGCCAATCAGCGCCATCCGCTGTGAATAA
- a CDS encoding DEAD/DEAH box helicase has protein sequence MTQFSDFQISDALKKRIAALNFITPTPVQAGAIPPALEGKDVLATAQTGTGKTLSFIVPILEKLAKTESRSATALILLPTRELAMQVETHFRNLNTNPANNVALVCGGMAEGPQLQLIRRGARLIVATPGRLEDYLKRKLVKLDQVQILVLDEVDRMLDMGFKPAIQRIAACLPQGRQTLCYSATLDANIREIVREYLKDPARIEIGSVLKPSENVELQTFEVEQDKKHELLEHLLETGEGSFLVFVRTKHGADRVASRLVRSGHSATQIHGDRSQAQRNSALKSFSEGRHRVLVATDVAARGIDVKHVAHVVNYDIPKVAEDFVHRIGRTGRASSKGIASTFASASERSDLRKIERSLSISMKRFRVTAPQSA, from the coding sequence GTGACTCAGTTTTCAGACTTTCAAATCTCCGACGCGCTCAAGAAGCGCATCGCTGCTCTTAATTTCATTACCCCGACTCCAGTTCAGGCCGGCGCAATTCCGCCCGCCTTGGAAGGCAAGGACGTCCTCGCCACAGCCCAGACCGGCACTGGCAAGACCCTCAGCTTCATCGTTCCGATCCTCGAGAAGCTCGCCAAGACCGAATCCCGCTCCGCGACAGCATTGATTCTGCTGCCCACCCGCGAACTGGCTATGCAGGTTGAGACGCATTTCCGCAATCTCAACACCAACCCGGCCAATAACGTCGCGCTCGTCTGCGGCGGCATGGCAGAGGGTCCGCAACTCCAGCTTATCCGCCGCGGAGCACGCCTCATCGTCGCCACTCCCGGCCGCCTCGAAGACTATCTCAAGCGCAAGCTCGTTAAGCTCGACCAGGTACAGATTCTTGTCCTCGACGAAGTCGATCGCATGTTAGACATGGGCTTCAAGCCGGCCATTCAGCGCATCGCCGCCTGCCTGCCCCAGGGCCGCCAGACTCTCTGCTACTCGGCAACGCTTGATGCTAATATTCGCGAAATCGTCCGCGAGTATCTGAAAGATCCGGCCCGCATTGAAATAGGTTCCGTACTGAAACCATCCGAGAATGTCGAGTTACAGACATTTGAAGTAGAACAGGATAAGAAGCACGAGCTACTTGAGCATCTGCTTGAAACCGGCGAAGGCAGCTTCCTCGTCTTTGTTCGCACCAAGCACGGCGCCGACCGCGTAGCCAGCCGTCTGGTTCGCTCCGGACATTCAGCGACGCAGATACACGGCGATCGCTCTCAGGCGCAGCGCAACTCGGCACTTAAGAGCTTTTCCGAAGGCCGCCATCGCGTCCTCGTCGCTACCGACGTGGCGGCGCGAGGAATCGACGTGAAGCACGTTGCGCACGTTGTCAATTACGATATCCCGAAAGTTGCCGAAGACTTTGTCCATCGCATTGGTCGTACCGGCAGAGCTTCCAGCAAAGGTATCGCTTCTACGTTTGCATCTGCCTCAGAACGCAGCGATTTGCGCAAAATCGAGCGTTCGCTTTCAATTTCCATGAAACGATTTCGAGTCACCGCGCCACAAAGCGCGTAG
- a CDS encoding CxxC-x17-CxxC domain-containing protein encodes MAGDLQLTCSDCGREFTFTAADQTFFQERGYSTPKRCKPCRQAKKADQAGGGGFGGGGGSSYGGGGGGYSSRASTGTAVICSGCGQQTTVPFEPRGDRPVFCRDCFQAQKGGSGGGGGRGRGGNDRGGRGGGRY; translated from the coding sequence ATGGCTGGAGATCTGCAACTTACCTGTAGCGACTGCGGACGGGAATTCACATTTACTGCTGCTGACCAGACGTTCTTCCAGGAACGGGGATATTCGACGCCGAAGCGCTGCAAGCCTTGCAGACAGGCCAAGAAAGCCGACCAAGCCGGCGGCGGAGGCTTTGGCGGAGGTGGCGGAAGCAGCTACGGCGGCGGGGGCGGTGGTTATAGCTCGCGTGCATCTACCGGAACGGCAGTTATCTGCTCTGGCTGCGGCCAGCAGACGACAGTTCCTTTTGAGCCTCGCGGAGATCGTCCGGTATTCTGCCGCGACTGCTTCCAGGCGCAAAAGGGTGGTTCAGGCGGCGGTGGCGGACGTGGACGCGGCGGCAATGATCGCGGCGGACGCGGCGGCGGACGTTACTAA
- a CDS encoding beta-class carbonic anhydrase translates to MSTVLNEVIAANQEYSTSFGEKANLALPPARRFAVLTCMDARLDPAKFAGLREGDAHVIRNAGGRASDDAIRSLVISYKLLGTREFFVIHHTNCGMEFFTNEVMRGLLSNSLETAELGASGFRDIGKGPGSRAGEFIEWLTIPDQKQAVIDDVLRIRTHPLVPKSIPIYGYIYDVKSGKLIEVEGAAKAGAAS, encoded by the coding sequence ATGAGTACGGTTCTCAACGAAGTGATCGCAGCCAACCAGGAATACAGCACCTCTTTCGGTGAAAAGGCGAATCTTGCCCTTCCACCGGCCCGGCGATTCGCGGTACTTACCTGTATGGATGCTCGTCTCGATCCGGCTAAGTTCGCAGGCCTGCGCGAGGGAGATGCGCATGTGATTCGAAACGCAGGCGGACGCGCCAGCGATGACGCCATTCGCTCGCTCGTAATCAGTTACAAGCTGCTGGGCACCCGGGAATTCTTCGTGATTCATCACACAAATTGCGGGATGGAGTTCTTCACCAACGAAGTTATGCGAGGACTTCTCAGTAACAGTCTCGAAACCGCTGAACTTGGCGCGAGCGGATTCCGCGACATAGGGAAGGGTCCTGGTTCACGTGCGGGCGAATTTATCGAATGGCTGACGATTCCCGATCAGAAGCAGGCAGTGATCGATGACGTACTTCGCATTCGCACCCACCCTCTGGTTCCTAAGTCGATTCCGATCTACGGCTATATCTATGACGTGAAGAGCGGTAAGCTGATCGAGGTTGAGGGCGCAGCGAAAGCGGGCGCGGCATCTTAA
- the msrA gene encoding peptide-methionine (S)-S-oxide reductase MsrA, translating to MSGFSTLSRAIWWVLIASLACVGCNAATGVSIPAPASDAALAAKPGKQTAVFAGGCFWGTQSVFERVKGVLDTTAGYSGGSASTATYEQVGQENTGHAESVKVVYDPSKITYGRLLQIFFSVVHDPTQLNRQGPDVGTSYRSVIFYTSEEQHRISAAYIAQLDGAKVFPKPIVTEVTPLKGFYDAESYHQDYALYHQENPYILVCDKPKVEALKAQFPELFKDYKGK from the coding sequence ATGTCTGGTTTTAGTACACTTAGCCGCGCTATCTGGTGGGTTTTGATTGCTTCTTTGGCCTGTGTGGGATGCAATGCTGCGACCGGCGTCTCCATTCCGGCTCCGGCAAGCGACGCTGCGCTGGCAGCTAAGCCGGGCAAGCAGACTGCCGTCTTCGCGGGCGGTTGTTTCTGGGGCACGCAATCAGTTTTTGAGCGGGTCAAGGGGGTGCTCGATACGACTGCCGGATATTCAGGCGGTTCGGCTTCGACGGCCACTTATGAGCAGGTAGGCCAGGAGAATACGGGGCACGCCGAATCGGTGAAGGTGGTTTACGATCCGTCGAAGATCACTTATGGGCGGTTGTTGCAGATCTTCTTTTCCGTCGTGCATGATCCGACGCAACTGAACCGGCAGGGGCCGGATGTGGGCACGTCTTACCGCTCGGTGATCTTCTATACCAGCGAAGAGCAGCACCGGATCAGCGCGGCTTATATTGCGCAGCTCGACGGAGCGAAGGTATTTCCGAAGCCGATTGTGACGGAGGTTACGCCACTGAAGGGATTCTATGACGCAGAGTCCTATCACCAGGACTATGCGCTCTATCATCAGGAGAATCCTTATATCCTGGTCTGCGACAAGCCGAAGGTGGAAGCGCTCAAGGCTCAGTTTCCTGAGTTATTCAAGGATTACAAGGGTAAGTGA
- a CDS encoding ketose-bisphosphate aldolase — MPLVSMRQLLDEAAKGGYGVGAFNVNNMEQIQAIMAAATATNSPVIIQASRGARQYSQDNYLYHLILAAAELNPTIPIAMHQDHGNSFETCKSAIELGFTSVMMDGSLKADGKTPTEFEENIEVTRRVVEFAHERGVTVEGEIGVLGGIEDGHGAGGSGLDHVTDPDQAVEFAERTGVDALAIAIGTSHGAYKFSKKPDGSVLKMNLLIEIHNRLPRTHLVMHGSSSVPKDLQDIVNQYGGHLKETWGVPVEEIQLGIKHGVRKINVDTDNRLAMTGAIRKVLWETPEKFDPRDYNGAARAAMQKVVAARMTEFGQAGHAGDYAPKTIAEMREGYANGTLETRPSLAAH; from the coding sequence ATGCCTTTAGTCTCGATGCGCCAGCTACTCGACGAAGCCGCCAAAGGCGGATACGGCGTCGGTGCCTTCAACGTAAACAATATGGAGCAGATCCAGGCGATCATGGCTGCCGCGACCGCGACCAACTCTCCTGTCATCATCCAGGCCAGCCGCGGAGCTCGCCAGTACTCGCAGGACAATTACCTCTATCACCTCATCCTGGCCGCGGCGGAACTGAACCCGACGATTCCGATCGCCATGCACCAGGACCACGGCAACAGCTTCGAAACCTGCAAGAGCGCCATCGAGCTGGGTTTTACCTCGGTCATGATGGATGGCTCCCTGAAGGCTGACGGCAAGACCCCGACCGAGTTCGAAGAGAACATCGAAGTCACCCGCCGCGTCGTCGAATTCGCCCATGAGCGCGGTGTCACCGTGGAAGGCGAAATCGGCGTCCTTGGCGGCATCGAAGACGGCCACGGCGCAGGCGGCTCCGGCCTCGATCACGTCACCGATCCCGACCAGGCTGTCGAGTTCGCGGAGCGCACCGGCGTCGACGCGCTGGCCATCGCCATCGGCACCAGCCACGGCGCTTACAAGTTCAGCAAGAAGCCGGATGGCTCGGTGCTCAAGATGAACCTGCTCATCGAGATCCACAACCGTCTGCCCCGCACCCATCTCGTCATGCACGGCAGCTCGTCGGTTCCCAAGGATCTGCAGGACATCGTCAACCAGTACGGCGGACACCTCAAGGAAACCTGGGGAGTGCCGGTCGAAGAGATCCAGCTCGGCATCAAGCACGGCGTGCGCAAGATCAATGTCGACACCGACAACCGTCTGGCGATGACCGGCGCAATCCGCAAAGTGCTCTGGGAGACCCCGGAGAAGTTCGACCCGCGCGACTACAACGGCGCCGCTCGCGCCGCAATGCAGAAGGTCGTTGCCGCGCGCATGACCGAGTTCGGCCAAGCCGGTCACGCGGGCGACTACGCTCCCAAGACCATCGCCGAGATGCGCGAAGGCTACGCCAACGGAACGCTGGAAACCCGGCCCTCCCTGGCTGCGCACTAA
- a CDS encoding BamA/TamA family outer membrane protein gives MKLPRLRIFPILWLLCCGVSGAAQSFAFKTIHFEGASQYTDAELATAAGLQSGVPVTAAALNEHTTQLLDTGLFENIRFAYNDRELTFQITPTSTLYPIRLENFPVNFANNLDNRLRARVLLYRGKVPGSGTLLTGVTEALQEELGAMSISAAVIPKLYTDPNLDKITAMSFTIVDPLILVGKIRTGILSAKLADEVRSVLAKSTGSAYRTEDSTLQLETDLFNLYEGQGYLDIKVHATAMPNPVIDKNGVHIPLTVSIDEGPQYRLAGAQLAENSFLSQAEFDQQLGLRPGDVVDLAKLHRSCDFFKRQLHNYGHMRAKVTVTPTVDRAHGTIGYQISADLGPIYTMGNLNVANVSDDQRAIIIGAIRLPQGEVFNEGALLSMTSTQGLNPAFEHAFVSQRLLYTLNLNDDTHTVDVELTPERKN, from the coding sequence ATGAAACTCCCCCGGCTTCGCATCTTCCCCATCCTATGGCTGTTATGTTGTGGGGTCTCCGGCGCAGCTCAGTCGTTTGCGTTCAAGACGATTCATTTCGAGGGAGCCAGCCAGTACACTGATGCTGAACTGGCCACCGCCGCCGGTCTCCAGTCAGGCGTCCCCGTCACCGCAGCCGCCTTGAACGAACACACCACGCAGTTGCTCGATACCGGCCTCTTCGAGAACATCAGATTCGCCTACAACGATCGGGAGTTGACCTTCCAGATCACTCCCACATCCACGCTGTATCCCATCCGCCTCGAGAACTTCCCAGTCAACTTCGCCAACAATCTGGACAACCGGCTCCGTGCGCGCGTGCTTCTCTATCGAGGGAAGGTTCCCGGCTCCGGCACCCTGCTGACCGGAGTTACTGAAGCATTGCAAGAGGAACTGGGAGCCATGAGCATCTCCGCCGCTGTAATTCCGAAGCTGTATACCGATCCGAATCTCGACAAGATCACAGCCATGAGCTTCACAATCGTCGACCCTCTAATCCTCGTGGGAAAGATCAGGACTGGCATCCTCTCAGCCAAACTCGCGGACGAGGTGCGATCGGTCCTCGCAAAGTCCACCGGCTCAGCCTACAGAACAGAAGACAGCACACTCCAGTTGGAAACAGACCTTTTCAACTTGTATGAGGGTCAGGGCTATCTCGACATAAAGGTCCACGCAACGGCTATGCCGAATCCAGTGATCGATAAGAACGGGGTGCATATCCCGCTTACCGTATCCATCGACGAAGGCCCTCAATACAGACTGGCCGGCGCGCAGCTCGCAGAAAACTCCTTTCTGTCGCAAGCGGAATTCGACCAACAGCTTGGGCTCCGTCCCGGAGATGTCGTCGATCTCGCAAAGCTACACCGGAGTTGCGATTTCTTCAAACGGCAACTGCACAACTATGGACATATGAGGGCCAAGGTCACCGTTACACCCACGGTCGATCGCGCGCATGGCACAATTGGCTATCAAATCTCCGCCGACCTCGGCCCGATCTACACCATGGGCAACCTCAACGTCGCAAACGTAAGCGACGACCAGCGCGCGATCATCATCGGTGCTATACGTTTGCCCCAGGGCGAAGTCTTCAACGAGGGAGCGCTTCTCAGCATGACAAGCACACAAGGCCTCAATCCCGCCTTCGAGCACGCCTTTGTGTCCCAGAGGCTGCTTTACACGCTCAACCTCAACGACGATACGCATACCGTGGACGTTGAACTCACTCCTGAGAGAAAAAACTGA
- a CDS encoding PadR family transcriptional regulator — translation MIVSTPLTPAVFAILLSLAGGDRHGYAMMKDARAPEGGGIAMGPGTLYGTLERLMRDNLVVETDTSDNERRRYYRLTDAGRLALEAELNRMDSALAAARQRGLLPQGGRS, via the coding sequence ATGATTGTTTCGACCCCTCTCACGCCCGCCGTCTTCGCAATCCTCCTGTCGCTTGCAGGGGGCGACCGGCACGGCTACGCCATGATGAAGGACGCGCGCGCTCCCGAAGGCGGCGGCATCGCAATGGGTCCCGGCACGCTATACGGAACGCTCGAACGACTGATGCGAGACAACCTCGTTGTCGAAACCGACACCTCCGACAACGAGCGCCGCCGCTACTACCGCTTAACCGACGCCGGACGTCTCGCCCTCGAAGCCGAACTCAACCGCATGGACTCCGCCCTTGCCGCCGCACGGCAACGCGGTTTGCTTCCGCAAGGAGGCCGTTCATGA